From the genome of Hymenobacter cellulosilyticus, one region includes:
- a CDS encoding SusD/RagB family nutrient-binding outer membrane lipoprotein codes for MKNIFPKYPAALLAALLLASGCTDDFEDINTNPSTYTQSTFDANYLLTTSQLAYTGSSDFAYDTWRANLIYSATVIQGLSTVVSYWAGDKYLLNEAYTAAYWGGNTVGAYAEQVKPVTDMVEFTRGKAQYKNLHQVGRIMRALIMERLTDLYGDVPYNEAGKGYYTGTIRPKYDKQQDIYNDLLKEVEEATAALDPNADVPSGDVFYKGNIAQWQRLGNTLLLRLAMRLTKVDPAKAQAYATKVVGKTMQSNADNAYVVHDVAGARVTQNRNSQVLLGDGGQENYYVKWSQTFIDYLKGNNDPRLSKIAVTQLYLTDVSKTQNPGAISTPAVQKGMPNGKDLSGRAAFDISGAANYTTFPAYSSPSPGMIKRNGPTFVLTYGESELLLAEAAQRWGIGGSAAQHYNAGVTAAMTYLSQYDPTMAVAEAEATTYLAAHPYNAANGLEQINTQYWALTNTMLDFYESWANYRRSGFPALTPVVYPNNATNGQIPRRFPYPTSEITSNPDNYRDASAAVTGGDNLIGRVWWDK; via the coding sequence ATGAAAAATATTTTTCCTAAGTACCCCGCCGCTCTGCTGGCTGCCCTGCTGCTGGCCAGCGGCTGCACCGATGATTTCGAGGACATCAACACCAACCCGTCGACTTATACCCAATCGACGTTCGATGCCAACTACCTGCTGACTACCTCCCAACTGGCCTACACCGGGAGCTCCGACTTTGCCTACGACACCTGGCGGGCCAACCTGATTTACAGCGCTACCGTCATCCAGGGCCTCTCGACCGTGGTAAGCTACTGGGCCGGCGACAAGTACCTGCTCAATGAGGCCTACACCGCCGCCTACTGGGGCGGCAATACTGTGGGTGCCTACGCCGAGCAGGTGAAGCCCGTAACCGACATGGTGGAATTCACAAGAGGCAAGGCCCAGTACAAAAACCTGCATCAGGTGGGCCGCATCATGCGGGCCCTGATTATGGAGCGCCTCACCGACCTCTACGGCGACGTGCCCTACAACGAAGCGGGCAAGGGCTACTACACGGGCACAATCCGGCCTAAATATGACAAGCAGCAGGACATCTACAACGACCTGCTTAAGGAAGTGGAAGAAGCTACTGCTGCCCTCGACCCCAACGCTGACGTGCCGAGCGGGGACGTATTCTACAAGGGCAACATCGCCCAGTGGCAGCGGCTGGGCAACACCCTGCTGCTGCGTCTGGCCATGCGCCTGACCAAGGTAGACCCGGCCAAGGCGCAGGCCTACGCCACCAAGGTGGTGGGCAAAACCATGCAGAGCAACGCCGACAACGCCTACGTGGTGCACGACGTGGCCGGGGCCCGGGTAACCCAGAACCGCAACAGCCAGGTGCTGCTCGGCGACGGAGGCCAGGAGAATTACTACGTGAAATGGTCCCAAACCTTCATTGATTACCTTAAAGGCAACAACGACCCGCGCCTCTCGAAAATAGCCGTCACCCAGCTCTATCTCACCGACGTGAGCAAAACCCAGAATCCGGGCGCTATTTCGACTCCGGCGGTACAGAAGGGCATGCCCAACGGCAAGGACCTGAGCGGCCGGGCAGCCTTCGATATCTCGGGCGCGGCCAACTACACGACGTTTCCAGCCTATTCCTCGCCCAGCCCCGGGATGATCAAGCGCAACGGACCCACGTTTGTGCTGACCTACGGCGAGTCGGAGCTGCTACTGGCCGAGGCAGCCCAGCGTTGGGGTATCGGCGGCAGCGCCGCCCAGCACTACAACGCCGGCGTGACGGCCGCCATGACCTACCTGAGCCAGTACGACCCAACTATGGCTGTGGCTGAGGCAGAGGCCACTACCTATTTGGCGGCTCACCCCTATAATGCAGCCAACGGGCTGGAGCAAATCAACACCCAATATTGGGCCTTGACCAACACCATGCTGGATTTCTACGAGTCGTGGGCGAACTATCGTCGCAGCGGCTTTCCGGCCCTCACCCCGGTGGTGTATCCCAACAATGCCACCAACGGCCAGATTCCGCGCCGCTTCCCGTACCCCACCTCCGAAATTACCAGCAACCCCGACAATTACCGGGACGCCAGCGCGGCCGTGACTGGCGGCGACAACCTGATTGGTCGGGTATGGTGGGATAAATAA
- a CDS encoding SusC/RagA family TonB-linked outer membrane protein encodes MRKFTWLTVLLLLSLPGLGLAQTLTVTGKVTDAKGGSLPGVTVIVRGTQQGTSTDASGAYSIAAPDTAALVFSSIGFTPQTIAVRSRRVVDVTLSENAQQLGEVVVTALNVARERKTLGYSVTEVKGETLTQARETNVTNSLVGKVAGLNVNSTAGGAGSSSNVIIRGVSSLNQTNQPLYVINGIPVESQPSVANTGGQYDNSPDLGDAISNINPDDIESISVLKGAAAAALYGYRAKAGVILINTKSAKNNEGIEFNSNYVTERIFSLTDWQYEYGQGANNIKPTTAVGAAQVGNSSWGGRLDGSQVIQFDGTVRPYVAQKDNLQNFYRAGHSWTNTLAFNKAFTGGSVRLSASNLTNKAVVPNSGLGRQTFNFVGTFDPFKRLTIDARANYILEQADNRPILSDGAGNANFNVTFLPTSLDVRTLEPTVNADRTELQYNTGNPYNTNPYFAAYRFVNNTRRERLLSSVSARYAFENGLFLQGRVGRDGYTDRFTSVTPSGTAYLPTGRITELTTQFTDLNADGLIGKTFEVGDDFAFTPNLGVSYRRTKSEAFQNIGSDLAVFGVNTLGNAKNKSAQSFFSDQEVQSAYGSLEFAYRELLFLTTTLRRDWFSTLATPGKDNKLFNTTPGISASFVFSELVKPDFLSFGKIRAGYSEVSQATLPFQTQLSYAFLPTSLNGLPLGTISPDNVNIPNTGLRPSRAQEIEIGTELAFVKNRVRLDLTFYKKNSKDEIVFAPASISSGYQGAVLNSGEMENKGVEMLLTVQPIRTTDFIWTSSYNAAYNKNTVLSLAAGQQQSVYATSRSGVGFVGQIVGQPYGQVLAYDYKYNADGSIATTPNGVPARGELKSFGTAFHPWTQGWSNDFVYKRLNLGVLIDGKFGARSSRPPTTTAPSSGCTSGPW; translated from the coding sequence ATGCGAAAATTTACTTGGCTTACTGTATTGCTGCTCCTGAGCCTGCCGGGCTTAGGATTGGCTCAAACCCTGACGGTGACTGGTAAGGTCACCGACGCGAAAGGCGGCTCCCTGCCGGGCGTCACCGTCATTGTCCGCGGTACCCAGCAGGGCACCAGCACCGATGCCAGCGGGGCGTATTCCATTGCGGCCCCCGATACGGCCGCCCTGGTGTTTTCTTCAATTGGCTTTACTCCGCAAACCATTGCGGTGCGGTCCAGAAGGGTTGTCGATGTGACGCTGAGCGAGAATGCCCAGCAGCTGGGCGAAGTGGTGGTAACGGCCCTGAACGTAGCGCGGGAGCGGAAAACCCTGGGCTATTCCGTCACGGAGGTGAAGGGCGAAACCCTGACTCAGGCACGGGAAACCAACGTGACTAACTCCCTGGTGGGGAAAGTAGCCGGCCTGAACGTAAACTCTACCGCCGGCGGGGCGGGCTCCTCCAGCAACGTTATTATCCGGGGCGTGTCGAGCCTGAACCAAACCAACCAGCCGCTCTACGTCATCAACGGGATACCGGTGGAAAGTCAGCCCAGCGTTGCCAACACCGGCGGGCAGTACGACAACTCCCCCGATCTGGGCGACGCCATTTCCAACATCAACCCCGACGACATTGAAAGCATTTCGGTGCTGAAAGGCGCCGCCGCCGCCGCCCTGTACGGCTACCGCGCCAAGGCCGGCGTAATTCTGATTAACACGAAAAGCGCCAAGAACAACGAGGGAATCGAGTTCAACAGCAACTACGTAACCGAGCGAATTTTCAGCCTCACCGACTGGCAGTACGAGTACGGGCAGGGCGCCAATAACATCAAACCCACTACGGCCGTTGGGGCCGCGCAGGTCGGCAACTCCAGCTGGGGTGGCCGACTCGACGGCTCGCAGGTCATTCAGTTCGACGGTACCGTGCGGCCCTACGTAGCGCAGAAAGACAACCTGCAGAATTTCTACCGCGCAGGCCACAGCTGGACCAACACCCTGGCCTTCAACAAGGCATTCACCGGCGGCTCGGTGCGGCTTTCGGCCAGCAACTTGACCAACAAGGCCGTAGTGCCCAACTCGGGGCTGGGCCGGCAGACTTTCAACTTTGTCGGCACCTTCGACCCGTTTAAGCGCCTGACCATCGACGCGCGGGCCAACTACATTCTGGAGCAGGCCGATAACCGCCCCATTCTTTCCGACGGCGCCGGCAATGCCAACTTCAACGTGACCTTCCTGCCCACCAGCCTGGACGTGCGCACCCTGGAGCCTACGGTAAATGCGGACCGCACCGAGCTGCAGTACAACACCGGCAACCCCTACAACACCAACCCTTACTTTGCCGCCTACAGATTCGTTAACAACACCCGCCGGGAACGACTGCTCTCGTCGGTGAGTGCGCGCTATGCCTTCGAAAATGGACTTTTCCTGCAGGGCCGGGTAGGACGCGACGGCTACACCGACCGGTTTACGAGCGTGACGCCCTCGGGCACGGCCTACCTGCCCACGGGCCGCATTACGGAGCTGACCACCCAGTTTACGGACCTGAACGCGGACGGGCTAATCGGGAAAACGTTTGAAGTAGGCGACGACTTCGCCTTCACGCCCAACCTGGGGGTTAGTTACCGGCGGACCAAGTCGGAGGCTTTCCAGAACATCGGCTCCGACCTGGCCGTGTTTGGGGTGAACACTCTGGGTAACGCTAAGAACAAGTCGGCCCAAAGCTTCTTCAGCGACCAGGAAGTGCAGTCGGCCTACGGCTCGCTGGAGTTTGCCTACCGGGAGCTGCTGTTTTTGACGACCACGCTGCGCCGTGACTGGTTTTCGACCCTGGCCACGCCGGGCAAAGACAACAAGCTTTTCAATACGACTCCCGGTATCAGCGCCTCTTTTGTATTCTCGGAGCTGGTGAAGCCGGACTTCCTGTCGTTCGGCAAGATCCGGGCGGGCTACTCAGAAGTCAGCCAGGCCACGCTGCCGTTCCAGACCCAACTGAGCTACGCCTTCCTGCCCACGTCGCTTAACGGCCTGCCGCTGGGCACCATCAGCCCCGACAACGTGAACATTCCCAACACGGGGCTGCGGCCTTCCCGGGCTCAGGAAATAGAAATCGGCACGGAGCTGGCGTTTGTCAAGAACCGCGTGCGGCTGGACCTGACTTTCTACAAGAAGAATTCGAAGGACGAAATTGTCTTTGCCCCGGCCTCCATCAGCTCGGGCTACCAGGGCGCCGTGCTCAACTCGGGAGAAATGGAAAACAAGGGCGTGGAAATGCTGCTGACCGTGCAGCCCATTCGCACCACGGACTTCATCTGGACTTCCTCCTACAACGCGGCCTACAACAAAAACACGGTGTTGTCGCTGGCCGCCGGGCAGCAGCAGTCGGTGTACGCTACCTCGCGCTCGGGTGTAGGCTTCGTAGGTCAGATTGTGGGTCAACCCTACGGGCAGGTGCTGGCTTACGACTACAAGTACAACGCCGACGGCAGCATTGCCACCACGCCCAACGGGGTGCCGGCCCGCGGCGAGCTGAAGTCCTTTGGTACGGCCTTTCACCCCTGGACCCAGGGCTGGAGCAACGACTTCGTGTATAAGCGCCTGAATCTGGGCGTGCTGATTGATGGCAAGTTTGGGGCAAGATCTTCTCGGCCACCGACTACTACGGCACCCTCTTCGGGTTGCACAAGCGGACCCTGGTGA
- a CDS encoding sugar MFS transporter, with amino-acid sequence MKQASRSVVPPLAIIGALFFIFGFITWLNGTLIPFLKLACELTYSQALLVTFAFYIAYVFLAIPSALILQKTGFKNGMALGLLVMAAGALLFVPAAHARSFGLFLLGLFVQGAGLALLQTASNPYATILGPLESAAQRISIMGICSKIAGALSPVLIGAVVLEGATALEAQLATSSAAAKATLLQQLADRVISPYVIMAVVLVVLAVLIRLSSLPEIGPLPEDAAEASEEPTRSIFQFPHLLLGVLAIFCCVGVEVIAGDTIIQYGREQGISLDVARNFTSLTLVAMLVGYVIGVLAIPRYVNQQTALSICALVGVGCTLGIVCTHGYVSVLLVALLGLANSLLWPAIFPLSIQRLGALTERGSALLIMGIGGGAILPYVYGLLSESIGLQYAYVLLIPCYLYILFFGWKGHAYQVRSQAKYTVPAAASAPASLVPAPLENGI; translated from the coding sequence ATGAAACAAGCTTCCCGAAGTGTCGTACCGCCGCTGGCTATTATTGGCGCTCTGTTTTTTATTTTCGGGTTTATAACCTGGCTCAACGGAACGCTGATTCCATTTTTAAAGCTGGCCTGTGAACTGACCTATTCGCAGGCGCTGCTGGTGACGTTTGCTTTCTACATTGCCTACGTTTTTCTGGCCATTCCCTCGGCACTTATCCTGCAGAAAACTGGCTTTAAAAACGGAATGGCGCTGGGACTACTGGTTATGGCGGCTGGGGCGCTGCTGTTTGTGCCAGCGGCCCACGCCCGCTCATTTGGGCTGTTTCTGCTCGGGCTGTTTGTGCAGGGCGCGGGCCTGGCTTTGCTCCAAACCGCTTCCAATCCCTACGCTACTATTCTGGGGCCCCTGGAAAGTGCGGCCCAGCGCATCAGCATCATGGGCATCTGCAGTAAAATAGCGGGTGCCCTGAGTCCGGTGCTTATCGGGGCGGTGGTGCTGGAGGGAGCCACGGCGCTGGAAGCCCAGCTGGCTACTAGTTCAGCGGCCGCGAAGGCTACGCTTCTTCAGCAGTTGGCCGACCGGGTTATAAGCCCTTACGTGATTATGGCAGTGGTTTTGGTAGTGTTGGCCGTCCTGATTCGGCTTTCCAGCCTACCCGAAATCGGCCCGCTGCCGGAAGATGCTGCGGAAGCCAGCGAGGAGCCAACCCGCAGCATTTTTCAATTTCCGCACCTGCTGCTGGGCGTGCTGGCCATTTTCTGCTGCGTAGGAGTAGAGGTAATTGCCGGCGACACCATTATCCAGTACGGCCGGGAGCAAGGCATCAGTCTTGATGTGGCTCGTAACTTCACTTCCCTGACTCTGGTAGCCATGCTGGTGGGCTACGTTATTGGTGTGTTGGCCATTCCCCGCTACGTTAATCAGCAGACGGCCTTGAGCATCTGCGCCCTGGTAGGCGTAGGCTGTACCTTAGGAATTGTGTGCACCCACGGCTACGTATCGGTATTGCTGGTAGCCCTGCTGGGGCTGGCCAACTCGCTGCTCTGGCCGGCTATATTTCCGCTTAGCATTCAGCGCCTTGGCGCACTGACCGAGCGGGGCTCCGCATTGTTGATAATGGGTATTGGGGGCGGGGCCATTTTGCCCTACGTCTATGGGTTGCTTAGCGAAAGCATCGGCTTGCAGTATGCGTATGTGTTGCTGATTCCGTGCTACCTCTACATACTGTTTTTTGGCTGGAAGGGCCACGCCTACCAAGTGAGAAGCCAGGCAAAGTACACTGTGCCTGCCGCTGCCAGCGCCCCGGCCAGTTTGGTGCCCGCGCCGCTTGAGAACGGTATCTAG